From the Cryptomeria japonica chromosome 2, Sugi_1.0, whole genome shotgun sequence genome, one window contains:
- the LOC131052294 gene encoding uncharacterized protein LOC131052294, translated as MEKELTQEKMMEEGMALKEVDEKDEKRMITQKVEEAVQDGGQPVQMKTKRVATLDVFRGLTIAIMILVDDAGGAYERIDHAPWNGCNLADFVMPFFLFIVGVAIALALKKIPNGGAAVKKVIVRTLKLLFWGLVLQGGYSHAPDDLSYGVDMKQIRWCGILQRIALAYLVVALIEIATTKARPVDLPPGRFSIFKYYGWQWFAGLCVFIVYFSTLYGLYVPDWHYVLHEKHSPQNGKFTVKCGMRGHLGPACNAVGYVDRQVWGINHLYDGPVWRRAKACTASSPEDGPLREDAPEWCLAPFEPEGLLSSISAILSAVIGIHYGHVLIHFKEHATRLKHWLSMGFGLLIIGIILHFIDAIPLNKQLYSFSYVCFTAGAGGIVFSAFYILIDIWGFRMPFLFLEWMGMNAMLIFVLAAQGIFAAFINGWYYDGTNNTLVYWIQKHIFFNVWHSQRLGMLLYVIFAEILFWGIVAGICHKLGIYWKL; from the exons ATGGAGAAGGAATTGACACAGGAAAAAATGATGGAAGAAGGCATGGCTCTTAAAGAagttgatgagaaagatgaaaagCGGATGATTACACAGAAAGTAGAAGAAGCAGTACAAGATGGCGGGCAGCCTGTGCAGATGAAGACCAAGCGAGTGGCTACTTTGGATGTGTTTAGAGGCCTTACTATTGCG ATAATGATTCTAGTGGACGATGCAGGAGGTGCATACGAACGTATAGACCATGCTCCTTGGAATGGTTGTAATTTGGCAGATTTTGTCATGCCCTTTTTTCTCTTCATTGTAGGAGTTGCTATAGCACTTGCTCTCAAG AAAATACCCAACGGAGGAGCTGCAGTAAAGAAGGTTATTGTGAGAACTTTGAAACTTCTCTTTTGGGGATTAGTATTGCAAG GAGGATACTCTCATGCTCCTGATGATCTCTCATATGGAGTAGATATGAAACAGATTCGTTGGTGCGGTATTCTGCAG CGCATAGCATTGGCTTATTTGGTGGTGGCTCTAATAGAGATAGCAACTACAAAAGCAAGACCTGTAGATCTACCACCAGGACGTTTTTCTATATTCAAATACTACGGTTGGCAATG GTTTGCTGGCCTATGCGTTTTCATAGTCTATTTTTCCACATTATATGGACTTTATGTTCCTGATTGGCACTATGTGTTACACGAGAAACATTCTCCTCAAAATGGAAAGTTTACA GTAAAATGTGGTATGAGAGGCCATTTGGGTCCTGCTTGCAATGCTGTGGGTTATGTCGATAGGCAAGTTTGGGGTATAAATCATTTGTATGACGGACCAGTCTGGAGAAGAGCTAAG GCTTGTACAGCTAGCTCCCCTGAAGACGGACCCCTTCGTGAGGATGCTCCAGAGTGGTGCCTTGCACCCTTCGAACCAGAAGGACTCTTGAG TTCTATATCAGCCATTTTGAGTGCAGTCATTGGCATCCATTACGGACACGTGCTGATTCATTTCAAG GAACATGCTACGAGGCTAAAGCATTGGCTTTCAATGGGATTTGGACTGTTAATTATTGGGATTATCCTTCATTTTATAGATG CTATTccattaaataaacaattatacaGTTTCAGCTATGTTTGCTTCACAGCAGGGGCAGGAGGAATTGTATTCTCAGCTTTCTATATTTTG ATTGATATTTGGGGATTCAGAATGCCGTTTCTATTTCTGGAATGGATGGGGATGAACGCCATGCTCATCTTTGTCCTCGCAGCACAAGGCATATTCGCGGCCTTTATAAATGGCTGGTATTACGACGGCACTAATAATACTCTT GTGTACTGGATCCAAAAGCACATATTTTTCAATGTATGGCATTCGCAGAGATTGGGGATGCTTCTATATGTTATCTTTGCAGAGATTCTGTTTTGGGGTATCGTGGCAGGCATTTGTCACAAACTGGGGATTTACTGGAAGCTCTAA